CAGCTCCTGAATATTTCTTGCTACACCAAATGTCCGAACGCCAATTTTGTCCTGAAATTCAATTTCAACGGTCTGGCCTACCCAAACAGGACCATTGGGGCTTTTCATTCTAAATTCCAGATACGAAGATTTTATCTCCTTTTTGAGAACATTTATATAATTTTTTGACACCCTTTGAGCGTCTACAGGATCTACAAGATCTGAAAAATGCATTTTCAATAATTGCTCCTCTGGAAATCCAGATTCACGAACTAACGCAGGGTTTACATAGATGAAATACCCTTCAGTATTCAACTCATAAACCATGTCTCCTATTCGCTCAATTCTTTCTCGAAATTTTTTTTCCGCGTAAATTTTTTCCCTTTTGCTTTCTTCTAGCTGTCTATTCGTCCTTCTCAACTCTAACAAAGCAGTGACTTGACGCGATAACGCCCAAAGCGCTTCGCGTTGCGCCTCATTAAGCTTTTTGGGCTCGTGATCTATCACACATAAGGTACCCAACGAATAGCCACCAGAGGATACCAAAGGTGCTCCAGCATAAAATCTGACATGGGGATCACCAGTAGCCAATGGGTTATCATGAAATCGTTCGTCTTTGAAAGCGTCCGGCACTTCCAAAATGTC
The sequence above is drawn from the Reichenbachiella sp. genome and encodes:
- a CDS encoding PAS domain S-box protein — encoded protein: MKKPKIPGNETERLAELNSYEILDTDLEQSFDDITKIAAFICESPISLVSLIDKDRQWFKSRHGLDVSETPRDLAYCAHAIHTPEDILEVPDAFKDERFHDNPLATGDPHVRFYAGAPLVSSGGYSLGTLCVIDHEPKKLNEAQREALWALSRQVTALLELRRTNRQLEESKREKIYAEKKFRERIERIGDMVYELNTEGYFIYVNPALVRESGFPEEQLLKMHFSDLVDPVDAQRVSKNYINVLKKEIKSSYLEFRMKSPNGPVWVGQTVEIEFQDKIGVRTFGVARNIQELVETREQLLEREEMYRLLFEHSKDMICLHEPNGNFSFLSSAVKNLLGYEPNELIGI